The stretch of DNA AATCCCTAGAAGCTTTGGCATCTGGTAGAAGTCTCTGTGACTGGAGCATAATGAGGGGAGAGGTGGGAAGGGATAAAGATGAATAGTGAGTAGGGGCCAGACCATGCAGGAACTTGTAAACCAGCATTAGGAGTGTGGCTTTTATCCTCATCAAATGATAATTCCATGAGGTCTTGAGACAAGCCTTGGCATAGtataatttgccttttaaatggattatttggctacagaatagaaaatggaacaatagccaaactgtggaaggagcctcggtgtccatcgaaagatgaatggataaagaagatgtggtttatgtatacaatggaatattactcagccattagaaatgacaaatacccaccatttgcttcaatgtggatggaactggagggtattatgctgagtgaagtaagtcaatcggagaaggacaaacattatatgttctcattcatttggggaatataaataatagtgaaagggaatataagggaagggagaagaaatgtgtgggaaatatcagaaagggagacagaacataaagactcctaactctgggaaatgaactaggggtggtggaaggggaggagggcggggggtgggggtgaatgggtgacggacactgaggggggcacttgatgcgatgagcactgggtgttattctgtatgttggtaaattgaacaccaataaaaaatgaatttattaaaaaaataatagaaaatggagTATAGAGAGCCCAAGATTCAGACCACATAGACCAGTTATGATGCTTGTGGTCTATATGAAAGATggtaaatcattattattttttggtatatattttattggagttcaatttgccaacatatagtataacacccagtgctcatcctgtcaagtgtccccctcagtgcctgtcacccagtcaccccaaccccccgcccacctccccttcctttacctcttgttcatttcccagagttaggagtctctcatgttctgtcatcctctctgatttttctcactcattttctctcctttcccctttaacccctttcactattttttatattccctgaatgaatgaaaccatataatgtttgttcttctctgactgacttactttattcatcataataccctccagttccattcatattgaagcaaatggtaggtattagttatttctgatggctgagtaatattccactgtatatatagaccacatcttctttatccattcatctttcaatggatgccaaggctccttccccagtttggctattgtggacattgctgctataaacattgggggtgcaggtgtctctgttttttcactgcatctgtagaAAGATggtaaattaaaaagagaatgttgtcaggggaaaaagaaaaaaggaatgaaatacattttgtagATTGATAGGATTTGCTAATGAATTCGATGCCAAGGAAGGGCGAAGGGATAAATCAAGGATTATCCCTGGGTTTCTGACCTTGTTATAGGATAGATGGCCAGAATTTTTGCTGAGATGGACAATGCATGGGGAGGAAATAGTTTGTGGAGCAATAACAAGATTTCTATTTTGGCTATATTGTTTGagatgagcatggaatatctaaGTGGAGAGGCCCAATAGACAGTAGATATAAGTGTCTGGAACTCAGTAGAAGGTATACATTTGGCAATCCCTCAAACCTAGatggttaaaaaaatcaaagaggaataAAAGGGAGCATCTAGTAaggtaatatgaaaataaaaggagaaataaaagagagaaaaggagaaggagagagtgcgGGGAAAGAAGTAATGACCATATCAGTATAAGAGAAGGAGTACAGATAGAAGCTGGCTTGGAAAGGACTGGGAATTAAATGAGAGATGAGGAAGTAGAGATCAAATACAGTCAAGTTCTTAAACAAGTTGTGCTGCAAAGGGAAATCAAGTGAAGGGGCTCTTAGATGAAGAGATAAAGCCAAAGAATATGTGATGGCGCTGATGTTAATCAAGATAAACATTGTAGAAAGGGGggcaaaaagtaatgataaataGCATGTGCAGAATGCTTCACTGTTTATGAGGTCTATTctcatattatttcatatttcctcACAATAAAACTTGATGAGATGGTCATGGGAAGTATGGTTATTGCCTTCAGTTACAGGTTGAGAAGCTAAAACTTTGCAAATGGAGGTTAATGTTAGTTTCTGCTGGTAGACTGATGGCACAATCATTACCTGAGTCCAAGTTATTGGATtctaaaaccacagtgagaatttaaggttttatttctttaactctAATATGCTGGAATTGAAGTGTCTGTAAAACAACGAGGTGGAGGCAGAAGAATATAGTGATTTAAGACATTGGATTTGAAGGCAGAAAACCAGAATTCTAACTTCaagtttaatatttaacattttccaaaaatatgatTGTCAGTAAGTAACTTAACCTTTAGTTTTCTCATAATTACTGAgcacatttttatattctagatttgtgctaatggtttttatttttaaaattaatttttctagttttgaaatGGAATTGACATAGCATTGTATTCTTTTGAAGTGTTCAATAATGATTTGATATGTATATTGCAGAATGGTTATCACAATAAATATAGCTAGCaattcatcacctcacatagctGCAATATTTTTCTGGTGATGAGAACTTTGAAGAGCTGCCTTCTtcgcaactttcaaatatatgctCTAatgttgttaactatagtcaccatgctgtatagaACATCCCAAGaacttataactggaagtttgtaccttttgactactTTCATCTATTTTTCCTACCCCTAGCAGCCacaaatctgttttgtttctgtgtagctaacacagtattatattagtttcaggtatacaatatagtgattcaacaatttcatatattactcagtgctcatttttttataataaatttattttttattggtgttcaatttgccaacatacagaataacacccagtgctcatcccgtcaagtgcccccctcagtgcccgccaaccagtcaccccacccctcgccctcctaaGATAATTCTAATCCCCTTCATTTATTTCGTCCATCCTCCACCTCCTCTGTCCCCATAACCATTTGagctctatagttaagagtcttttttggtttgtcttttttctcctttattcatttgttttgtttcttaaattctacaaatGAATGAAGTCGtttggtgtttgtctttctgtggtTGGCTTTTTTCAGTTACCATTATACTGTCTAGACCCATTCATggttttgcaaatggcaagatttcattcttttttatggttgaataatattctattgtatatatacacatattctttatccatttgtctatatGGACACATGGGCAGCTTCCCtaatttagctattataaataatgtgcaATAAacaggtgcatgtatccctttgaattagtgtttttgtattctttatataGTGTGATTAACatgatcatagggtagttctatttttaattttttgatgatcttccatgctgttttccagagtggctgcaccagtttgcattcctaccaacagtgcatgagggttcctttttttttttatcagttcattttttaaaggttatatttaaaagtgagatcatacagtatttttttatctgacttatttctcttgtTCACATAATGCTCCCAAATTCCATCTATCCCgctgcaaatggtaagatttccttctgtatggctggataatattgcTGTGtggatcacattttctttatccattcatccattatgCTAATTGTTTTACAACATCTCAATTCTCAGAAGAAACTAATATataaactgagaaaaaagaaagaaacactgataaaaattctggaaaacatATGTTTAAGTTTTCTCAAAGAGAATGATGAAAGgtataaaaaggaaatagaaaaataaggggtcctagaaggaaaaagaatgatgTGAAATTCAGgggtcagtcttttttttttctgcccaagttgtctttattttttttaatttttaatttttaatttttttattggagttcaatttggcaacatatagcataacacccagtgctcatcccatcaagtgcccccctcagtgcccgtcacctaggcacccccacctcccgcccacctccctttccaccaccccctgttcatttcccagagttaggagtctctcatgttctgtctctcagGGGTCAGTCTTGCAAAAAGGTGAGAATGGAGCATCTCTTCCTCTGAATGGTCTGGATGCTAGAAAGGAAAGTAGGTGAAGGTAGAAGCTTGTAAAAATGGAAGTTAAAGTTAAGTGAAGGAAAACAATGATAGGTCTTTTCATATTCTCAAGTTGGCTGGAAGTAGGGCTTTAGTTGGTGAGATTACTGAGTATCAAATAAAGACCCATGGAATCCATgttagagaaaaatttatagaaCTCAGAGGAAAGTCAATTATTAGAAGATGCTAAGCTTAACTATTTTTCATACAGCCAAGCTATACATCTAAAGAAGAGAGACACTCCTTTCATAATTAGAGATGCAGCTTGAGTTTGGAGGCAACAGGAAGACAGTGAATGTTTTGGGTAAGGTTTGAGCATAAAAGGGATCTACATCTTTTACAAAGTGGTCCTTGGCCGCACAGACCACAGAAAGCTCTTTTTCCACTCAATTCCTCAATGAAAATTTCCCTGTGATACTAGCTCAATTGGTATTTAATGTTCTGATCACCTAATGATttttaagctccttgagggcagagatcaTGTGTGTTTCAAGTGTATATTaggattattttctaatttaaggTTTAGAAAGAAGATCAAGTGCTAATCCCTCAACACGAATGTTCAGAGTTTCAACTTGAGTGCCATAATTCTGACACTGAATACTCTCTGGAAGAACCTTGTGGAAATAGACAACAGAGGGAGAATTTCCAATGGCCATGTCAGCCTCCAATATCAGCTCAACCTATCCGGCACTCTTCATGTTGATGGGGATCCCAGGCCTGGAGCACCTGCATAACTGGATCTCCATTCCATTCTGCTTTGCCTATACTCTGGCCCTGCTAGGCAACTGCACCCTTCTCTTCATTATTCAGGCTGATGCAGCCCTCCATGAGCCCATGTACTTCTTTCTGGCCATGTTGGCAGCCATTGACCTGGTCCTCTCTTCTACAACACTTCCCAAAATGCTGGCTATTTTTTGGTTCAGAGATCGGGAGATCAGCTTCTATGGCTGTCTGGTCCAGATGTTCTTTCTCCACTCCTTCTCTATCATGGAGTCAGCAGTGCTGCTGGCCATGGCCtttgaccgctatgtggccatctgcaagccattGCACTACACCACAGTCCTGACTAGGCCCCTGATCACCAAGATTGGCATGGCAGCTGTGGCTCGGGCTGTGACATTAATGACTCCGCTCCCCTTTCTGCTCAGATGCTTCCACTACTGCCGAGGCACCATGATTGCCCACTGCTACTGTGAGCATATGGCTGTGGTGAGGCTGGCCTGTGGGGATACTCGCTTCAACAATATCTATGGCATTGCTGTGGCCATGTTTATAGTGGTGTTGGACCTGCTGTTTGTTATCTTGTCTTACATCTTCATCCTTCGGGCAGTTTTACGGCTTGCCTCTCAAGAGGCCCGCTACAAGGCCTTTGGGACATGTGTATCTCACATAGGTGCCATCTTAGCCTTTTACACACCTGTGGTCATCTCCTCAGTCATGCATCGTGTGGCTCGCCGGGCTGCCCCTCATGTCCACATACTTTTTGCTAATTTCTATCTGCTCTTCCCGCCCATGATCAATCCCATCATCTATGGTGTGAAGACCAAGCAGATTCGTGAGCGGGTCTTAGGACTATTCCAAAGAAAGGATGCATAAGTGGAGAGTGAGGGAAAGGTGGAGAAAGAACGGGACAGATTGAATTCTGGAGTAGGGTCAGGGGTATGAGAGGAAATGGATAGATGAGAGAGTTTCCATGTATAATGAAAATAACTAAATGATTTCCTGGTATAATGAAAAAACTAAATGATATCCTGAAACTCAGTCACCAGTCTGATCAGAATTGATGGGGCTATGTCCTTTGGTAGCCTTTGGATTCAAACTGCTGACTTTGCTGTCTTCTTCAAAGAGCCTACTCTATCAAGAAGTTTGACAAAGGCTTGACCCACCCTCCTCTTGGTAAGGTCATCTAAAGACACAAAGATGATTTCAAGTTCACTTGGGAAAGACCAAAATTTCGTCTGAGGCAACAGTACCTATATAGTTTGGGAACTGATGTCTAGTATCTAGCTAAACACTACTAGTTTAGGGGAGTTCATGATCTTCTAGAACTACAGGTTCCGAATCAGACAGTCTtgcatgttaaaatttatttcttcagttgGCTTATTTTGACCTCTATATTCTCATGGCTAATCCGTCTCATTAAAAACTTTAGTAGAACATGTCCTCTGACATTTCATTATACATCATGCAactctttctttgctcattttccaCCAAGaatgtgaatttttcatttacttaataatCCAGTCCCAAAACATGGAGTACCAAatctgtgctaggtgctgggaatacatattttgttagggTGGGCATGTTACACTTAAGTCCtaagacaaagaaggaaatgctAAACACAATAGGTTGTGACCTCTGACCTGCCTATCCCAAGGCCCAGTGTCATAAAAGAAATAGATAGGCAAAGCAGATGGGAAATAGGCATATTGAcctgtactttcttttcttctgtccaATACAAAGTTACATTCTAGAAAATTCCCTTAATGTTAATCCTGACAAGTAGAATTTGTGTGGTCACACAAACCCTCATATACCATCTTCCACaaatgcattcttttattttgtgattctcTTATTTCCTCAGACTACTGTTTAGAAATTATATCTCTATCTTATTCTGACtccatttctgtctctgtctctacaTATTATTTAGCTTTGAAAGAATCTGGGCCAGTGCCAGGGGGGTTATGGAAAGCTGGAAATTTCAAAGAAGGGAAGCTATAGCAAGAACCCAGAGTCCTATGCTTGTTTCTGATCTCTGCTTTTATAATTCCCTCTGATaccaaaacatacacacacacacacacacacacacacacacacacacagagagagagagaagtgatatTCTACTTTTAGTTCCTGTATGATTAAAAACCTCTTGTTTCTTGTGAGCATAGGTGAGACACGTGGAAAGCTTAAAAACAGCAAATATGAACAACACAAACAGAGTAGCATACCTCAAAAGAAGCTATTTCCAAAACAGAGGGCTTCTGATCTTCCTGATGACTTACACAAGGAATGTCACCAGCCTATAGAGATCATAACTATCCCTAGTGAGGAGTGAATGGTTTTATTTCCATCATAAGTCCAATATTATAAAGATCCCACAGCCAGGTAATACATCTAATGTCAGAACCACCAGAATTAGTCACAAACAGCAAGTTATATcttgaaatgggtaaaagaattAGCACTCTAGAATTCTAGTGCtaatgaaaatatccttcaacaataaagatgaaagaatgagTCTTGCTAACAAAAACTGATGGAATGTGTCAATATTAGGCCTGCACTGAAAGCAAAACTAAAAGTAGTTCTTCAGGATGAAGGAAAATGAGCCAGATAGAAAACACAGAATTGTAGGAGGGATTGAAGTACATCAGAAAAactaaatatgtgaataaatataaatgaatatggaCTGCACAAAAGACTGAAAAGCAAATGGAATCGAGTTGAAGCATTCTAGTAATCTACcagttacttttaaaatagttatctAAGCTATGGTCATTCCGCACAACATGTGCTTTTTATCCCTGCAGAGCAGAGTCAAGCAAAGTTAGATACTTTGCTCCTTCACATTGTGCCTACTTTATCTGGCTCTTATCTGGGTGTTCTGACTGTAAACTATAGTCTTCTCCATTAAGTATGTTATCTCAGCCTCCCTGGCCATGGCTCTAGAGTCCTGTTTCTTATAAGCATGACATGTCTAACTCAACAGTGTGTCTTGTTCCATCATTAGCCTTCTCTCAATCCAAAGCTGTCTTATCTGTAATTTGCCTAACACTAACTTTTGCCACATTAGGGTTTTGGTCAATTTCTCTCCGTACAGTTTGTATTGCTTCAGTCTTGCTGTGCTTAGCTAATTTAAGCTCCAGATTTAAAGGTGTAATGTAGAGTGATGTCTGTGTGCATCAGTTGATTAAGCATACAGCTCTTGATTttgcctaggtcatgatctcatgatcctgggatagagccctaagtcaagctttgtgctcagcagggagtccacttgagattctctctctcctctgcctccccacctgctcaCTTGCTTGTACACACTGtatctaaaataaatctaaaaaagagtGTTATGTACAAATCTCACTTTGTCTCAATATCCCAGGCAATCATCCATCATGGGAAAGTGCTGAGACCAATAGTTAGGAGAGGTAAAGTTAGATCCAGTATACTTCTGTCAAAAGGGAATATGTATAGCTGGGGTAGAGCTCTGAGATtgcttttaaaacatataaatctACCAAAACTAAATCATGCAGAATTAGAAAGCCTAAGCATAACTAGTTgaagactgaatcagtaatcaaaagcctcccattaaagaaaaatccaggaaCAGAGGGCTGcattggtaaattctaccaaatatttaaagaattgacACTACTCCTTctgaaatttgtaaataaataaaaaaaataaaaagaaggagtACTTTCAGACtccttttatgaggccagcattaccctgatattaaagccagacaaagatatcacaagaaaacaAGGCTAATATCTCTGATAAGTATAGATATGAAAGTCCTCAATAAAATACcaacaaaccaaatccaacaatacattaaaaggatcatacaccacaACTGACAGGGATTTATCCCTGGGGTTCTtcaataaatttatacatatatatcaattaAGTATATGCCACATTAACAGGATAAGGgattaaaaaattcacataatcacctcaatagatgcagaaaaagcatttaaaagaatTCAATATCCTTCCATGACAATTTAAAGTtcagattaaaaggaaaatacatcaaTTTGATAAAAGCTGTATATGAAAAGTCTGTAACTAACATTCTCAATGTGAAATGAATAAGACAGGAATGCCCACTcttgaatataagaaatagggaAAGGGATTATAAGTGAaaggagaactgagtgggaaaaattagagagggagacaaaccatgagagactgctaactctgggaagcaaacaaagggttgtggaagggggggatggggtagctgggtgatgggcactgaggagggcacttgatgggatgagcactgagtgttatagtatatgttggcaaattgaatttaaataaataaaaaagaatgcccactcttgctatttctatttaatgtagtattggaagtcctagccaaagcaactaaacaagaaataaaaggaatccaaattgggaaggaagaagtaaaattatcctTTTGTCAGTTACAAatcttatatataataaatcacaGAGACTCcttaaaaatattgttagaatTAAAACAAGTCAGTAAGTTcagaatacaaaaatcaacatataaagattagttttatttctatacactgactGTCTTGAAATTAGGACAAAAATCCCATATACAAtggcaccaaaaagaataaaacacttaggaataaactaATGAGGTGAAAGATTTAAATtccaaaagctataaaatatcattgaaagaaattaaagacacacacacaaaatggaaagaCCTCTCatattcatggactggaagacttattaaaatgtccatactactcaaagcaactTACAGATTCAATGGGttatagaaatagagaaagaattcCACAATTCACATGGAACTACAAAATGCCATGAATAATGCTAAGAAAAACAATGCTAAGAATGCTAAGAAATGCTAAGAAAAACAATGCTATCGGTgaagagggagggtttgacttcttctttgccaatttcaatgcctttaatgtctttttgttgtctgattgctgaggctaggacttccagtactatgttgaacagcagtggtgagagtggacatccctgtcttgttcctgatcttagaggaaaggctcccagtgcttccccattgagaatgatatttgctgtgggcttttcatagatggcttttaagatgtcgagcaatgttccctctatccctacactctgaagagttttgatcaggaatgcatgctgtattttgtcaaatgctttctctgcatctaatgagaggatcatatggttcttggtttttctcttgctgatatgatgaatcacattgattgttttacgggtgttgaaccagccttgtgtcccggggataaatcctacttggtcatggtgaataattttcttaatgtactgttggatcctattggccagtatcttgttgagaatttttgcatccatgttcatcagggatattggtctgtaattctcctttttggtggggtctttgtctggttttggaattaaggtgatgctggcctcatagaacgaatttggaagtactccatctctttctatctttccaaaaagctttaggagaataggtatggtttcttctttaaacgtttgataaaattcccctgggaagccatctggccctggactcttgtgtcttgggaggtttatgatgactgcttcaatttcctccctggttattggcctgttaaggttttctatttcttcctgttctagttttggtagtttgtggctttccaggaatgcgtccatttctcctagattgcctaatttataggcgtatagctgttcataatatgtttttaaaatcatttgtatttccttggtgttggtagtgatctctcctttctcattcatgattttattaatttgagtcttctctctcttctttttaataaggctggctaatggtttatctatcttattaattctttcaaagaaccaactcctggttctgttgatctgttccacagttcttctggtctcgatttcgttgagttctgcttgaatctttattaactcccttcttctcttgggtgtaggatctatttgctgttttttctctagctcctttatgtgtaaggttagcttttgtatttgagttctttccagtttttgaatggatgcttgtattgcgatgtatttcccccttaggactgcttttgctgcatcccaaagattttggatggttgtatcttcactctcattagtttccatgaatctttttaattcttccttaatttcctggttgaccctttcatcttttagcaggatggtccttaaccaccatgtgtttgaggtccttccaaacttcttgttgtgatttagttctaatttcaaggcattatggtctgagaatatgcaggggacgatcccaatcttttggtatcggttcagacccgttttgtgacccaatatgtggtctattctggagaaagttccatgtgcacttgagaagaatgtgtattcaattgagtttggatgtaaagttctgtagatacctgtgaaatccatctggtccagtgtatcatttaaagctcttgtttctttggagatgttgtgcttagaagacctatcgagtatagaaagagctacattgaagtcaccaagtataagtgtattattatctaagtatgtcttcactttggttattaaatgatttaaatatttggcagctcccacattgggggcatatatattgaggattgttaagtcctcttgttgaatagatcctttaagtatgatatagtgtccctcttcatctctcactacagtctttggggtaaattttagtttatctgatataaggatggctacccctgctttcttttgaggaccattcgaatggtaaatggttttccaaccttttattttcaggctgtaggtgtccttctgtctaaaatgagtctcttgtagacagcaaatagatgggtcctgcttttttatccagtctgaaaccctgcaccttttgatggggtcattttttttttaatttatttttttattggtgttcaatttactaacatacagaataacacccagtgcccgtcacccattcactcccaccccccaccctcctccccttctaccacccctagttcgtttcccagagttagcagtctttatgttctgtctccctttctgatatttcccacacatttcttctcccttcccttattttccctttcactattatttatattccccaaatgaatgagaacatataatgtttgtccttctctgactgacttacttcactcagcataataccctccagttccatccacgttgaagcaaatggtgggtatttgtcatttctaatagctgagtaatattccattgtatacataaaccacatcttctttatccattcatctttcgttggacaccgcggctccttccacagtttggctatcgtggccattgctgctagaaacatcggggtgcatgtgtcccggcgtttcattgcatttgtatctttggggtaaatccccaacagtgcaattgctgggtcgtagggcaggtatatttttaactctttgaggaacctccacacagttttccagagtggctgcaccagttcacattcccaccaacagtgtaagagggttcccttttctccgcatcctctccaacatttgtggtttcctgccttgttaattttccccattctcactggtgtgaggtggtatctcattgtagttttcatttgtatttccctgatggcaagtgatgcagagcattttctcatatgcatgttggccatgtctatgtcttcctctgtgagatttctcttcatgtctt from Canis lupus dingo isolate Sandy chromosome 21, ASM325472v2, whole genome shotgun sequence encodes:
- the LOC112667317 gene encoding olfactory receptor 52K2 translates to MSASNISSTYPALFMLMGIPGLEHLHNWISIPFCFAYTLALLGNCTLLFIIQADAALHEPMYFFLAMLAAIDLVLSSTTLPKMLAIFWFRDREISFYGCLVQMFFLHSFSIMESAVLLAMAFDRYVAICKPLHYTTVLTRPLITKIGMAAVARAVTLMTPLPFLLRCFHYCRGTMIAHCYCEHMAVVRLACGDTRFNNIYGIAVAMFIVVLDLLFVILSYIFILRAVLRLASQEARYKAFGTCVSHIGAILAFYTPVVISSVMHRVARRAAPHVHILFANFYLLFPPMINPIIYGVKTKQIRERVLGLFQRKDA